Proteins from a single region of Sphingopyxis sp. BSN-002:
- a CDS encoding TonB-dependent receptor, producing the protein MTMLSTRTLLGLSAAAGVLAAAAPAAAQEEGGGDIIVTAQRNNQTKVTGGGDVGVFGTKAAEDIPFNIRSYNEALILNQQPDSLGEVLENDPTVRTALGFGIAGEVFVIRGFDLSSDDVGFDGLYGITPRQIVAPELVSSVQVINGASAFLNGAAPGGSGIGGSVNILPKKAERDVTRATLGYTSDAHFSGAIDVARRFGANDEWGLRLNASGRRGDIAIDDEFHSSYVLGATLDYNSGPLRAALNLNYQRLNQKNWRGQVGIGAVVPRVPDADTNYSQPWSQILTKDYFGTFSVEYDVSDEAMLYAKVGARDGREDQTTASITILDPVTGAATGSGSYVPREDNNESATTGIRIKLAGGGVSHEINAGVAVNWQLNRNAYDFSATNYATNLYDPVVAPAPTPGGFVGGDLDNVFPIGRSRLSSVFVSDTLGFWDDRILLTAGLRLQEIKTTSYSYFGGARTGGYKESAATPVLGLVIKPVEGLSLYANRIEGLVAGSTAPVTIGDGLGNDIPVLNGGAVLSPVKSKQYEVGGKLNFGRFNAGAALFQIDKPNSFVDPVTLIYGNYGVQRNRGLEITLDGEPVDGLRIISGLTFNDAKLRRTAGGLNEGKDAIGVPDVLANANVEWDIPFLPALTLVGRVVYTGKQPVTADNALELDSWTRFDLGARYVALVGDTPLTLRFNVDNVADKRYWATAYNAFSAFGARLLQGGPRTFKLSASVEF; encoded by the coding sequence ATGACCATGCTCTCCACCCGCACGCTGCTCGGCCTCTCCGCCGCCGCAGGCGTCCTCGCCGCCGCCGCGCCCGCCGCCGCGCAGGAAGAAGGCGGCGGCGACATCATCGTCACCGCGCAGCGCAACAACCAGACCAAGGTGACGGGCGGCGGCGACGTCGGCGTCTTCGGCACCAAGGCGGCCGAGGACATTCCGTTCAACATCCGCAGCTATAACGAAGCGCTGATCCTCAACCAGCAGCCCGATTCGCTGGGCGAAGTGCTCGAAAACGACCCGACCGTCCGCACCGCACTCGGGTTCGGGATCGCGGGCGAGGTCTTCGTGATCCGCGGCTTCGACCTGTCGTCGGACGACGTCGGCTTCGACGGGCTCTATGGCATCACCCCGCGCCAGATCGTCGCGCCCGAACTCGTCTCGTCGGTTCAGGTCATCAACGGCGCAAGCGCCTTCCTCAACGGCGCGGCGCCCGGCGGCAGCGGCATCGGCGGCAGCGTCAACATCCTGCCGAAAAAGGCCGAGCGCGACGTGACGCGGGCCACGCTCGGTTATACCTCCGACGCGCATTTCTCGGGTGCGATCGACGTCGCGCGCCGCTTCGGCGCCAATGACGAATGGGGCCTGCGCCTCAACGCATCGGGGCGCCGCGGCGACATCGCGATCGACGACGAATTCCACTCGAGCTACGTCCTCGGCGCGACGCTCGACTATAACAGCGGCCCCCTGCGCGCCGCACTCAACCTCAACTACCAGCGGCTTAACCAGAAGAACTGGCGCGGCCAGGTCGGGATCGGCGCGGTCGTCCCGCGCGTGCCCGACGCCGACACCAATTATTCGCAGCCGTGGAGCCAGATCCTGACCAAGGATTATTTCGGCACCTTCAGCGTCGAATATGACGTCTCCGACGAGGCGATGCTCTATGCCAAGGTCGGCGCGCGCGACGGGCGCGAGGACCAGACCACCGCCAGCATCACCATCCTCGATCCCGTCACCGGCGCCGCGACCGGCAGCGGCTCGTATGTGCCGCGCGAGGACAATAATGAATCGGCGACCACCGGCATCCGCATCAAGCTGGCCGGCGGCGGCGTCAGTCACGAGATCAACGCCGGCGTCGCGGTGAACTGGCAGCTCAATCGCAACGCCTACGACTTCTCGGCAACGAACTACGCCACCAACCTCTATGATCCGGTGGTCGCGCCGGCCCCGACGCCCGGCGGGTTCGTCGGCGGCGATCTCGACAATGTCTTCCCGATCGGCCGCAGCCGGCTGTCGAGCGTCTTCGTATCGGACACGCTCGGATTCTGGGACGACCGAATCCTGCTCACCGCGGGCCTCCGCCTGCAGGAGATCAAGACGACATCCTATTCCTATTTCGGCGGCGCGCGTACCGGCGGATACAAGGAATCGGCGGCGACACCCGTCCTCGGCCTCGTCATCAAGCCGGTGGAGGGCCTCTCGCTTTACGCCAACCGCATCGAGGGGCTGGTCGCAGGCTCGACCGCGCCGGTGACGATCGGCGACGGCCTCGGCAACGACATCCCCGTCCTCAACGGCGGCGCCGTGCTGTCGCCGGTCAAGTCGAAGCAATATGAGGTCGGCGGCAAGCTGAACTTTGGCCGCTTCAACGCGGGCGCCGCGCTGTTCCAGATCGACAAGCCGAACAGCTTCGTCGACCCCGTGACGCTGATCTACGGCAATTATGGCGTACAGCGGAACCGCGGGCTGGAGATCACGCTCGACGGCGAGCCCGTCGACGGGCTCCGTATCATCTCGGGCCTGACCTTCAACGACGCCAAGCTGCGCCGCACGGCGGGCGGTCTCAACGAGGGCAAGGACGCGATCGGCGTGCCCGACGTTCTCGCCAACGCCAATGTCGAATGGGACATCCCGTTCCTGCCCGCGCTGACGCTGGTCGGCCGCGTCGTCTATACGGGCAAGCAGCCGGTCACCGCCGACAATGCGCTCGAACTGGACAGCTGGACGCGCTTCGACCTCGGCGCGCGCTATGTCGCGCTTGTCGGCGACACCCCGCTGACGCTCCGCTTCAACGTCGATAATGTCGCCGACAAGCGGTACTGGGCGACCGCCTATAACGCCTTCAGCGCTTTTGGCGCGCGCCTGCTCCAGGGCGGCCCGCGCACCTTCAAGCTTTCGGCCTCGGTCGAATTCTGA
- a CDS encoding PepSY domain-containing protein codes for MQRSTIRAWFLIHKWTSIVCTAFLLMLCVTGLPLIFHDEIDELTEGAPQFGMPGVGSSGEAPGLKPLDAMLAKALAARPGEVPVFMAFDNDQPSMTVTTAPRADSPAADMTIQLLDRSTGQATGAVDEDGVMHFILQLHTDMFLGLPGMLFLGLMGLLFVIAIVSGVVLYAPFMKKLEFGTLRTSRSTRLKWLDYHNLLGIVALAWMTVVGATGVINALATPIFQYWQMTELADMTKAYAGKGAVRPSRYGSIDKAMAAARKAIPGNNPQFIAFPGGSFSSKHHYAVFFQGNTPLTERLLTVALIDAETGEFTDARPMPWYARALALSQPLHFGDYGGLPLKILWAILTLFTMIVLGSGLYLWLGKRRSGTDALVREVESGGDLAPAG; via the coding sequence ATGCAACGCTCGACCATCCGCGCGTGGTTCCTGATCCACAAATGGACGAGTATCGTCTGCACCGCCTTTCTGCTGATGCTGTGCGTCACGGGGCTGCCGCTGATCTTTCACGACGAGATCGACGAACTGACCGAAGGCGCGCCGCAATTCGGCATGCCCGGGGTCGGCTCGTCGGGCGAGGCGCCGGGCCTCAAGCCCCTCGACGCGATGCTGGCCAAGGCGCTTGCGGCGCGGCCGGGCGAGGTTCCCGTCTTCATGGCGTTCGACAACGACCAGCCGTCGATGACGGTCACCACCGCGCCGCGCGCGGACTCGCCGGCCGCCGACATGACGATCCAGCTCCTCGATCGCTCGACGGGTCAGGCAACCGGCGCGGTCGACGAGGACGGCGTCATGCACTTCATCCTCCAGCTCCACACCGACATGTTCCTCGGCCTGCCGGGGATGCTCTTTCTCGGGCTGATGGGATTGCTCTTCGTGATCGCGATCGTCTCGGGCGTCGTGCTCTATGCGCCGTTCATGAAGAAGCTCGAATTCGGCACGCTCCGGACCTCGCGCAGCACGCGCCTCAAATGGCTCGACTATCATAACCTGCTCGGCATCGTGGCGCTCGCGTGGATGACCGTCGTCGGCGCGACCGGGGTGATCAACGCGCTCGCGACCCCGATCTTCCAGTACTGGCAGATGACCGAGCTCGCCGACATGACGAAGGCCTATGCCGGCAAGGGCGCGGTGCGGCCGTCGCGCTACGGCTCGATCGACAAGGCGATGGCCGCGGCGCGCAAGGCTATCCCCGGCAACAACCCGCAGTTCATCGCCTTCCCCGGCGGCAGCTTCAGCAGCAAGCATCATTATGCGGTCTTCTTCCAGGGCAATACGCCGCTCACCGAACGGCTGCTCACCGTGGCGCTGATCGACGCCGAAACGGGCGAATTCACCGACGCGCGCCCGATGCCGTGGTACGCCAGGGCCCTCGCGCTGTCGCAACCGCTGCACTTCGGCGATTATGGCGGGCTGCCGCTCAAGATCCTGTGGGCGATCCTGACCCTCTTCACGATGATCGTCCTCGGCTCGGGCCTCTATCTCTGGCTCGGCAAGCGCCGCAGCGGCACCGACGCGCTCGTCCGCGAGGTCGAAAGCGGCGGCGACCTGGCACCCGCGGGATGA
- a CDS encoding hemerythrin domain-containing protein, which produces MMPRKREIERLRAEHAALETLSQFLMELVAAAHPPRVTELAAVRGMLRDTLVRHLKCEDWALYPRLRATGDYELNRLAKEFVDEMGHIAGDFSAYDARWTAEAVEADWPGFCAETTGILAALGMRIEREDRDLYPVAERIAAAGVERAGRRSARRAA; this is translated from the coding sequence ATGATGCCCAGGAAGCGGGAAATCGAGCGGTTGCGCGCCGAACATGCGGCGCTGGAGACGCTGTCGCAGTTTCTCATGGAGCTCGTCGCCGCCGCGCATCCGCCGCGTGTGACCGAGCTGGCCGCGGTGCGCGGGATGCTGCGCGATACGCTGGTGCGTCACCTGAAATGCGAGGATTGGGCCCTCTACCCGCGGCTTCGTGCGACGGGCGATTATGAGCTCAACCGGCTGGCGAAGGAGTTCGTCGACGAGATGGGCCATATAGCCGGCGACTTTTCCGCCTATGACGCGCGCTGGACGGCCGAAGCGGTCGAGGCCGATTGGCCGGGGTTCTGCGCCGAAACGACGGGCATCCTTGCCGCTCTCGGAATGCGGATCGAGCGCGAGGACCGCGATCTCTATCCGGTCGCCGAACGCATCGCCGCGGCCGGGGTCGAGCGCGCCGGGCGACGAAGCGCCCGCCGCGCGGCCTAG
- a CDS encoding CHAT domain-containing protein: MIRRAFAVLAALPLAAALPAHAASPAPAPCPKSAKGECDDEANKAVNAALEHFQALAGDAQVDAAITLVDLVARNPGKLSEKTRSDIDFGLWIYMGDDKRNADGPEYARVIARMRSHAEQFRSAGNPEAELFFLDWMQNGVPYDDRLGHARLVHRRAAQLGQLDGPVGRSARVSMEIASETLLQEGRQDEVLRAFDDTWAELDAAGVKQASWEMQLAYAEALTLARRDEEADQRFAETLELLASGNEYQLQFANNQISYFHNIAGRFAAAEEPGRFAAVEGERLNGRESIGTQKSRYNFALALLGQGKANEALPYFEEALPLQLAVESDTWTGSRDDTVILLTTLARARAQVKGHEGAGLAAAVEAADRLRQKREAGLNSSDANPAVAALARAVAKGTRRNPLSGAFDMVMFAGWAARGGKADAMGPAFLAAQDLTLTDAGDAINEAAARDIAGAGPLGDLVRQRQDAAQAVVSLTRRYRDEALGKDEARAAALRKQLDEAATQLAPLDARIAAEFPDYATLVAPKSIDVAAVQKLLAPDEAVLMLLPSEGHHYAFAISKTKALWHRVDNGAAPVAADVARLKCRIDENTCSLADYNALQAAEARGPKSVIDERYPRYDRAAAYRLYQQLIAPVAAALPKDGRVYTVVSGPISGLPLAALVAKAPKGAAESGAAEDLAATEWLGKRYRFITLPSVSALALAQRAPDSDAARPPLVAYGAPVLLGSGEQAADNRGTGPRRRGGVGVRGSDFTAAAGDKTMASVDKLRRLSPLPGTAAELTRLSATIGKGGGARLGAEATETALKADTDLPRAVTVVFATHGLLPYEMGIGSEPGLVLTPPGKASIEDDGLLTASEAAALSLSAKWVVLSACNTATPGTEPGASGESLSSLARSFLYAGSDNLLASHWRFADDATAALIVEVLSNEQATPATALATAMEAVRTGRHKDGSPVEGWQPHWAHPASWAPFTLVTNRDR; this comes from the coding sequence ATGATACGCCGCGCTTTTGCCGTTCTGGCCGCCCTGCCGTTGGCGGCCGCCCTTCCCGCTCACGCCGCGAGCCCCGCACCCGCCCCCTGCCCCAAAAGCGCCAAAGGCGAATGCGACGATGAAGCGAACAAGGCGGTCAACGCGGCGCTCGAGCATTTTCAGGCGCTCGCCGGCGACGCACAGGTCGATGCCGCGATAACGCTCGTCGACCTCGTCGCGCGCAATCCCGGAAAGCTCTCGGAAAAGACGCGCTCCGACATCGATTTCGGGCTGTGGATCTATATGGGCGACGACAAGCGCAACGCCGACGGTCCCGAATATGCCCGCGTGATCGCGCGCATGCGATCGCATGCCGAACAGTTCCGCAGCGCGGGAAATCCGGAGGCCGAGCTGTTCTTCCTCGACTGGATGCAGAACGGCGTGCCGTACGACGACCGGCTGGGGCATGCGCGTCTCGTCCATCGCCGCGCCGCACAGCTCGGGCAATTGGACGGCCCCGTGGGACGCAGCGCGCGCGTGTCGATGGAGATCGCCAGCGAAACGCTGCTTCAGGAGGGTCGGCAGGACGAGGTTCTGCGCGCGTTCGACGACACATGGGCCGAACTCGATGCGGCGGGGGTGAAGCAGGCCAGCTGGGAAATGCAGCTCGCCTACGCCGAAGCGCTGACGCTCGCGCGGCGCGACGAGGAGGCCGATCAACGCTTTGCCGAGACGCTGGAACTGCTCGCGAGCGGCAACGAATATCAGCTTCAGTTCGCGAATAACCAGATCAGCTATTTCCACAATATCGCCGGCCGTTTCGCCGCGGCCGAAGAGCCCGGGCGCTTCGCCGCGGTCGAAGGCGAACGGCTCAACGGCCGCGAGTCGATCGGCACCCAGAAATCGCGTTACAATTTCGCGCTCGCACTGCTCGGGCAGGGTAAGGCGAACGAAGCCCTGCCCTATTTCGAGGAGGCCCTGCCGCTCCAGCTCGCGGTCGAGAGCGATACATGGACCGGCAGCCGCGACGATACCGTCATCCTGCTCACCACCCTCGCGCGCGCCCGCGCGCAGGTGAAGGGCCACGAGGGCGCCGGGCTCGCCGCGGCGGTCGAAGCCGCCGACCGGCTGCGCCAGAAGCGCGAGGCTGGGCTCAACAGCAGCGACGCCAACCCGGCTGTTGCGGCACTCGCAAGGGCGGTCGCGAAGGGCACTCGCCGCAATCCGCTGTCGGGCGCGTTCGACATGGTGATGTTCGCGGGCTGGGCGGCGCGCGGCGGCAAGGCCGATGCGATGGGCCCCGCTTTCCTCGCCGCGCAGGATCTGACGCTGACCGATGCAGGCGACGCGATCAACGAGGCCGCGGCGCGCGACATCGCCGGCGCCGGGCCGCTCGGCGACCTCGTCCGCCAGCGGCAGGACGCCGCGCAGGCGGTCGTTTCGCTGACCCGCCGCTACCGCGACGAAGCGCTCGGCAAGGACGAGGCGCGCGCCGCGGCGCTCCGCAAGCAGCTCGACGAGGCGGCGACGCAGCTCGCCCCGCTTGACGCCCGGATCGCGGCCGAGTTTCCCGACTATGCGACGCTCGTCGCGCCGAAATCGATCGACGTCGCCGCGGTGCAGAAATTGCTCGCCCCCGACGAAGCCGTGCTGATGCTGCTCCCGTCGGAAGGGCATCATTATGCCTTCGCGATCTCGAAGACGAAGGCGCTGTGGCACCGCGTCGATAATGGCGCCGCGCCGGTCGCCGCCGACGTCGCGCGGCTCAAATGCCGGATCGACGAGAACACCTGCTCGCTCGCCGATTATAATGCGCTGCAGGCGGCCGAAGCGCGGGGACCGAAGAGTGTGATCGACGAGCGCTACCCGCGCTATGACCGGGCTGCGGCTTATCGCCTCTATCAGCAATTGATCGCGCCGGTCGCCGCGGCGCTGCCGAAGGACGGCCGCGTCTATACGGTCGTCAGCGGGCCGATATCGGGCCTGCCGCTCGCGGCGCTCGTCGCGAAGGCGCCGAAGGGCGCGGCCGAAAGCGGCGCGGCCGAGGATCTTGCCGCGACCGAATGGCTCGGGAAACGCTACCGCTTCATCACCCTGCCCTCGGTCAGCGCTCTGGCGCTGGCGCAGCGCGCGCCCGATAGCGACGCCGCGCGGCCGCCGCTCGTCGCCTATGGCGCGCCGGTGCTGCTCGGCAGCGGCGAGCAGGCCGCCGACAATCGCGGCACCGGCCCCCGCCGGCGCGGCGGTGTCGGGGTGCGCGGGTCGGACTTCACCGCCGCCGCCGGCGACAAGACGATGGCGTCGGTCGACAAGCTCCGCCGCCTCTCGCCGCTCCCCGGCACCGCCGCCGAACTGACGCGGCTGTCGGCGACGATCGGCAAAGGCGGCGGCGCGCGGCTCGGCGCCGAGGCGACCGAGACGGCACTGAAGGCCGACACCGACCTGCCGCGCGCGGTCACCGTCGTCTTCGCGACGCACGGCCTGCTCCCCTATGAAATGGGGATCGGCTCCGAACCCGGGCTCGTCCTCACCCCGCCCGGCAAAGCGAGCATCGAGGACGACGGCCTGCTCACCGCGAGCGAGGCGGCGGCGCTGTCGCTCAGCGCCAAATGGGTCGTGCTTTCGGCCTGCAACACCGCGACCCCCGGTACCGAGCCGGGGGCGAGCGGCGAATCGCTGTCGAGCCTTGCGCGCAGTTTCCTTTATGCGGGATCGGACAATCTGCTCGCGAGCCACTGGCGCTTCGCCGACGACGCGACCGCGGCGCTGATCGTCGAGGTGCTTTCGAACGAGCAGGCGACGCCCGCAACCGCTCTGGCGACAGCGATGGAAGCCGTCCGCACGGGCAGGCACAAGGACGGCAGCCCGGTCGAAGGCTGGCAACCGCACTGGGCGCATCCCGCCAGCTGGGCGCCCTTCACGCTGGTCACGAACCGCGACCGCTAG
- a CDS encoding ShlB/FhaC/HecB family hemolysin secretion/activation protein: protein MPHRIVTLRRLGRAAAVAGALLLPAAASAAPPAATPIDGRPPLAPIGDNRDPLPDPKAPEIELGKVELGARPDVVIREIRFLGAGVPPSVGRAARRFVGKPASADNLARLAGAMTRAYSRSSVALFTLVIPEQDLSDGIVEVASAEGYIAGVTLSGETGRGEKGGGPTPLIQRMASTLPGKRPLPRSRFERTLGNIGDIPGVSVTPTLALTGEPGAVALDLGIDAKRPTLGLGFSTRTSPYVEDGIVEANARGTSLLRSGDETRLTGAAAANFRSLLYVAGSHATPIGFEGTRAEISAAALRTRPRRLAIDGDAWSVGFGVSHPLIRSTRRNLILAARLDHLDSRNALFGSTLAADKTWTAGGSLAFRMTEERTVLGARFGVSKGLDIWGADVPAAVGETGFLYADAGVEANQAIGKIAVLRLAAVGRWTRDRLPAAQRFNVGGATFGRAFDEGLVAGDRGGAGFAEFALRPLKTGKLAQSEIYGFADYADVTLLARPTNLRTGYQLGSWGGGVRLSYADNATIGLEVADAWKQPVPGFDQGWRVALSWKLSIRP, encoded by the coding sequence ATGCCGCACCGCATCGTGACGCTGAGGCGTCTCGGCCGCGCCGCGGCGGTGGCGGGAGCGCTGCTCCTCCCCGCCGCGGCCTCGGCGGCCCCACCGGCCGCGACGCCGATCGACGGCCGGCCGCCGCTCGCTCCCATCGGCGACAACCGCGACCCGCTCCCCGACCCGAAAGCGCCCGAAATCGAACTGGGCAAGGTCGAACTCGGCGCGCGCCCCGATGTCGTCATCCGTGAAATCCGCTTCCTCGGCGCCGGCGTACCCCCGAGCGTCGGCAGGGCGGCGCGGCGTTTCGTCGGCAAGCCCGCCTCGGCCGACAATCTCGCGCGCCTCGCCGGCGCGATGACCCGCGCCTACAGCCGGTCGAGCGTTGCGCTCTTCACCCTCGTCATTCCCGAACAGGATCTCTCCGACGGGATCGTCGAGGTCGCATCGGCCGAAGGTTATATCGCCGGGGTGACGCTGAGCGGCGAGACCGGCCGGGGAGAGAAGGGGGGCGGACCAACGCCCCTGATCCAGCGCATGGCGTCGACGCTGCCCGGCAAGCGCCCGCTGCCCCGCTCGCGCTTCGAACGCACGCTCGGCAATATCGGCGACATTCCGGGGGTCAGCGTCACCCCGACCCTCGCGCTCACCGGCGAACCCGGAGCGGTTGCGCTGGACCTCGGCATCGACGCGAAGCGGCCGACGCTCGGCCTCGGCTTCTCGACCCGCACCAGCCCCTATGTCGAGGACGGGATCGTCGAGGCGAACGCGCGCGGCACCAGCCTGCTCCGCAGCGGCGACGAGACACGGCTGACCGGCGCCGCCGCCGCGAACTTCAGGTCGCTGCTCTATGTCGCGGGTTCGCATGCCACCCCGATCGGGTTCGAGGGGACGCGCGCCGAAATTTCGGCGGCGGCGCTCCGCACCCGGCCACGCCGGCTCGCAATCGACGGCGATGCGTGGAGCGTCGGCTTCGGCGTCAGCCACCCGCTGATCCGCAGCACGCGGCGCAACCTCATTCTCGCGGCGCGCCTCGACCATCTCGATTCGAGGAACGCACTCTTCGGATCGACCCTCGCGGCCGACAAGACCTGGACCGCGGGCGGCAGCCTTGCTTTTCGGATGACCGAGGAGCGGACGGTGCTCGGCGCGCGGTTCGGGGTATCGAAAGGCCTCGACATCTGGGGCGCCGACGTGCCGGCGGCGGTCGGCGAAACGGGCTTTCTCTATGCCGACGCCGGGGTCGAGGCGAACCAGGCGATCGGCAAGATCGCGGTTCTGCGCCTCGCCGCCGTCGGCCGTTGGACGCGCGACCGCTTGCCTGCCGCGCAGCGCTTCAACGTCGGCGGCGCGACCTTTGGCCGGGCGTTCGACGAAGGGCTCGTCGCGGGCGACCGCGGCGGCGCCGGCTTTGCCGAATTTGCGCTGCGCCCTCTCAAAACCGGCAAGCTCGCCCAGAGCGAAATCTATGGCTTCGCCGATTATGCCGACGTCACCCTGCTCGCGCGTCCGACGAATCTGCGTACCGGTTATCAGCTCGGCAGCTGGGGCGGCGGGGTGCGCTTGTCCTATGCCGACAATGCCACGATCGGCCTCGAAGTCGCCGACGCGTGGAAGCAGCCGGTCCCCGGTTTCGACCAAGGCTGGCGCGTCGCCCTGAGCTGGAAATTGTCGATCCGGCCCTGA
- a CDS encoding DUF3297 family protein: MSDTPPDHLSTNPRSPHFDMDVLQRGIGIRFKGKERTDVEEYSISEGWIRVAAGKSKDRFGQPMTIKLSGEVEAWFEDVADVADKDGEASDD, translated from the coding sequence ATGAGTGATACGCCCCCCGACCATCTGTCGACCAACCCGCGCTCGCCGCATTTCGATATGGACGTGCTCCAGCGCGGTATCGGCATCCGCTTCAAGGGCAAGGAGCGCACCGACGTCGAGGAATATTCGATCTCGGAAGGCTGGATCCGCGTCGCCGCGGGCAAGTCGAAGGACCGCTTCGGTCAGCCGATGACGATCAAGCTGTCGGGCGAGGTCGAGGCCTGGTTCGAGGATGTCGCGGACGTCGCCGACAAGGACGGCGAAGCGTCGGACGACTGA
- a CDS encoding CHAP domain-containing protein, whose amino-acid sequence MTITGLFASAPAAARDYLQCVPFARAESGVEIRGNAKTWWSQAAGTYERGQEPRKGAVMAFAGTGGMPLGHVAVVKKIVSDREILIDHANWSPINGRRGQIERNVRVVDVSSAGDWSMVRVWYAPIGDLGLRANPVQGFIYAGGNARPDHKAFDTPAWANNNWKPGNGLELVAASLGS is encoded by the coding sequence ATGACCATCACCGGTCTGTTCGCAAGCGCACCGGCCGCCGCCCGCGACTATCTGCAGTGCGTCCCCTTCGCCCGCGCCGAATCGGGCGTCGAGATCCGCGGCAATGCCAAGACCTGGTGGTCGCAGGCAGCCGGCACCTACGAACGTGGCCAGGAACCCCGCAAGGGCGCCGTGATGGCTTTTGCCGGCACCGGCGGCATGCCGCTTGGCCATGTCGCCGTCGTCAAGAAGATCGTCAGCGACCGCGAAATCCTGATCGACCATGCCAACTGGTCGCCGATCAACGGCCGCCGCGGCCAGATCGAGCGCAACGTCCGCGTCGTCGACGTCAGCAGCGCCGGCGACTGGAGCATGGTCCGCGTGTGGTATGCCCCGATCGGCGATCTCGGCCTGCGCGCCAACCCGGTGCAGGGCTTTATCTATGCAGGCGGAAACGCCCGTCCCGACCACAAGGCGTTCGACACGCCGGCGTGGGCGAACAACAACTGGAAACCCGGAAACGGCCTCGAACTCGTCGCCGCTTCGCTCGGCAGCTAA